A window of the Haloarcula litorea genome harbors these coding sequences:
- the truD gene encoding tRNA pseudouridine(13) synthase TruD, producing the protein MREAHPIERTVGMAHYVSDADGVGGRLRVAPEDFRVTELEAFDTAPVDADTGGYPHLVLRVELRNWDTNDFASELSDRLGVSRERVSWAGTKDKRAVTRQLFSVKGIDPGDLPAIDGATVEVVGRAGRPVLFGDLAGNAFEIRVRDADRPENAASVLADLRAFAAGEDGDGGDATPTLPDGERTVGVPNYFGQQRFGSRRPVTHEVGLAIARGDWEGAVLAYVGNPSEREPEATQDARAYAEETRDWAGALDRLPRSLGFERSMCHRLAESADGPGDYRAAIEELPENLQTLFVNAAQSYVFNRVLSERLARGLPFHRPVEGDVVCFSDSEAPDDLPLPDPDRTQRVDASRLRTVERHCERGRAFVTAPLVGTETELADGEQGDIERAVLADVGLAPSDFDLPGAFHSTGTRRAILLRTDLGVARQDDDLAFSFALPKGSYATVVLREFRKGDPDE; encoded by the coding sequence ATGCGCGAGGCCCACCCCATCGAGCGGACCGTCGGTATGGCACACTACGTCAGCGACGCCGACGGCGTGGGCGGCCGCCTGCGGGTCGCCCCGGAGGACTTCCGCGTGACCGAACTGGAGGCGTTCGACACCGCGCCCGTCGACGCCGACACCGGCGGGTACCCGCACCTGGTCCTCCGGGTCGAACTCCGCAACTGGGACACCAACGACTTCGCGAGCGAGCTCTCGGACCGGCTGGGGGTCTCCCGCGAGCGGGTGTCCTGGGCCGGCACGAAGGACAAGCGCGCCGTCACGCGACAGCTGTTCTCCGTGAAGGGGATCGACCCCGGCGACCTGCCCGCGATCGACGGCGCGACCGTCGAGGTCGTCGGTCGCGCGGGCCGACCGGTCCTGTTCGGGGACCTCGCCGGCAACGCCTTCGAGATCCGCGTCCGGGACGCCGACCGGCCCGAGAACGCCGCCAGCGTCCTGGCCGACCTCCGGGCGTTCGCGGCCGGCGAGGACGGCGACGGCGGCGACGCCACTCCGACGCTCCCGGACGGCGAGCGGACCGTCGGCGTCCCGAACTACTTCGGCCAGCAGCGCTTTGGCTCCCGACGGCCCGTCACCCACGAGGTCGGTCTCGCCATCGCCCGCGGGGACTGGGAGGGGGCGGTCCTGGCCTACGTCGGCAACCCCAGCGAGCGAGAACCCGAGGCCACGCAGGACGCCCGGGCCTACGCCGAGGAGACCCGCGACTGGGCGGGCGCGCTGGACCGCCTGCCCCGGTCGCTGGGGTTCGAGCGGTCGATGTGTCACCGGCTGGCCGAGTCCGCCGACGGCCCCGGGGACTACCGCGCGGCCATCGAGGAACTCCCCGAGAACCTCCAGACGCTGTTCGTCAACGCCGCCCAGTCGTACGTGTTCAACCGCGTCCTCTCCGAACGGCTGGCGCGCGGGCTGCCCTTCCACCGGCCGGTCGAGGGGGACGTGGTGTGCTTCTCCGACAGCGAGGCACCCGACGACCTCCCGCTGCCGGACCCCGACCGGACCCAGCGGGTCGACGCGTCGCGTCTGCGGACCGTCGAGCGCCACTGCGAGCGCGGCCGGGCGTTCGTCACCGCGCCGCTGGTCGGCACCGAGACCGAGCTGGCCGACGGCGAGCAGGGCGACATCGAGCGGGCGGTGCTCGCCGACGTGGGACTGGCTCCGTCGGACTTCGACCTACCCGGCGCGTTCCACAGCACGGGGACCCGGCGGGCGATCCTGCTGCGGACCGACCTCGGCGTCGCCCGTCAGGACGACGATCTGGCCTTCTCGTTCGCGCTGCCGAAGGGCAGTTACGCGACGGTCGTGTTGCGGGAGTTCCGGAAGGGCGACCCCGACGAGTGA